In Penaeus vannamei isolate JL-2024 chromosome 14, ASM4276789v1, whole genome shotgun sequence, one DNA window encodes the following:
- the LOC113806371 gene encoding uncharacterized protein, protein MLLKSAAAVLLALAAALAPSLADDAGESQQSAKEEQASGERLVDESDSKVLQKNKFIFGSLSTTTYTGVAVSTSTVFFSCLLGTAATVCQGRRRRLRKNVKFNASPPAVYESESSLDSSQGAAAKSREEEDPNNQEVEEKSRFAFTAWTTSRTSTTVTVLFTNTSTTLRISIFCIAGSLQLPQFNCENA, encoded by the exons TTACTGAAGAGCGCAGCGGCGGTGTTGCTGGCGTTGGCGGCCGCCCTGGCGCCGTCCCTGGCCGACGACGCCGGGGAGAGCCAGCAGTCGGCGAAGGAGGAGCAGGCCTCCGGCGAGCGCCTCGTGGACGAAAGCGACAGTAAGGTTCTTCAGAAGAACAAGTTCATCTTCGGATCCCTGTCGACCACCACGTACACGGGCGTGGCCGTGTCCACCTCGACCGTGTTCTTCTCGTGCCTGCTGGGCACGGCCGCCACCGTGTGCCAGGGACGTCGCCGACGCCTCAGGAAGAACGTCAAGTTCAACGCGTCCCCCCCCGCCGTCTACGAGAGCGA GTCGAGCCTGGACAGCAGCCAGGGCGCCGCCGCCAAGTCCCGCGAGGAGGAGGACCCCAACAAccaggaagtggaagagaagtcCAGGTTCGCCTTCACTGCCTGGACCACCTCGAGGACCTCCACCACCGTCACCGTCCTcttcaccaacacctccaccacgcTCCGCATCTCGATCTTCTGCATCGCCGGGTCGCTCCAGCTGCCGCAGTTCAACTGTGAGAACGCGTAG